A section of the Triticum dicoccoides isolate Atlit2015 ecotype Zavitan chromosome 7A, WEW_v2.0, whole genome shotgun sequence genome encodes:
- the LOC119331813 gene encoding putative wall-associated receptor kinase-like 16, whose product MSLPGCLDKCGNVSIPYPFGTREGCFREPFNVTCNESGAYLGSNGLRVLDITLTLGEVRVQNPQISSQCNHSNGSNSTSDLDVLYLDPFHTVSNTKNKLASIGCGVLAVLVGQAKGKNQLEYYTADSCISSCFDTSSIYNGTECSGVGCCQAPVSGNISAFLAGSQPLPPIYNSTIQSFSPCSYSFVAEKDWFKFDHSYGNSTNFASKHTDGVPLVLDWVVGNESCLEATKMGSQSACQAMNSECVDVPNGPGYRCSCSQGYEGNPYLQGGCQDINECNQSLNPCKGKCRNTVGSYTCFCSSGFRSDDPKSIPCVRSDPKRALKIVLGISISVVFLMVCIFALRAEYQKRRLEKEKEGFFDQNGGQILYHQIMSKQVDTLRIFTQEDLKKATNDFDKSRELGRGGHGTVYKGILKDSRVVAVKRSKIMNVAETDEFVQEIIILSQTNHRNVVKLLGCCLEVEVPMLVYEFIPNGTLFAFIHRNYTSPPPSLDTRLRVAQESAEALAYLHLSMNRPIVHGDVKSMNILLGENYMAKVTDFGASRMLPKDEVQFMTVVQGTMGYLDPEYLQERQLTEKSDVYSFGVVLLELITGKTAIYHDGPKEGKSLVSSFLLAMKDGSLDGILDTSMVGDGMEMLLGEVAELARICLSARGEERPSMTEVADKLKAMRSTWREKLVLEHGKTERLVVCSSPAASALRDPPSSSTFSTGPHMSGIGIETPR is encoded by the exons ATGTCACTACCTGGCTGCCTAGACAAATGTGGCAACGTCAGCATTCCGTACCCATTCGGCACTAGAGAAGGCTGCTTCCGAGAACCCTTTAATGTCACATGCAATGAGAGTGGAGCATATCTGGGCTCAAATGGACTTAGGGTACTGGACATCACTCTTACCTTGGGTGAGGTTCGTGTTCAGAACCCACAAATATCATCACAATGTAACCACAGCAATGGCAGCAATAGCACTAGTGATTTGGACGTCTTATATCTTGATCCTTTTCATACGGTTTCCAACACCAAGAACAAGTTGGCATCAATCGGCTGTGGTGTACTTGCAGTGCTTGTGGGACAAGCCAAGGGCAAGAACCAGCTTGAGTACTATACCGCTGACTCATGCATTTCATCTTGCTTTGACACAAGCAGCATCTATAATGGAACAGAGTGCTCTGGCGTGGGTTGTTGCCAGGCCCCTGTTTCAGGAAACATCAGCGCCTTCCTCGCCGGATCCCAGCCACTACCACCTATATACAACTCTACCATCCAGTCTTTCAGTCCTTGCAGCTACTCATTCGTTGCTGAGAAGGACTGGTTCAAGTTTGATCATTCCTATGGTAACTCTACAAATTTCGCAAGTAAGCATACAGATGGGGTTCCTTTGGTACTCGATTGGGTTGTTGGTAATGAAAGTTGTTTGGAAGCCACCAAGATGGGATCACAGTCTGCCTGCCAAGCCATGAACAGCGAATGTGTTGATGTGCCCAATGGCCCCGGTTACCGCTGCAGCTGTTCTCAAGGTTATGAGGGCAATCCATACCTACAAGGAGGGTGCCAAG ACATTAATGAGTGCAACCAATCCTTGAATCCATGCAAAGGTAAATGCAGAAACACTGTGGGAAGCTACACCTGTTTTTGCTCATCAGGATTCAGGAGTGACGATCCAAAGAGCATACCCTGCGTTCGATCTGACCCAAAGAGAGCTCTGAAAATTGTGTTAG GCATATCCATCAGTGTTGTCTTCCTCATGGTTTGCATCTTCGCTCTACGGGCCGAGTATCAGAAAAGGAGGCTGGAGAAAGAGAAGGAAGGATTCTTTGATCAGAATGGTGGTCAGATATTATATCACCAAATTATGTCAAAACAAGTTGATACATTGAGAATATTTACGCaagaagatctgaagaaggctacaaatgatttTGACAAGAGCAGAGAACTGGGCAGGGGTGGTCATGGCACTGTCTACAAGGGCATTCTCAAGGACAGCAGGGTAGTAGCTGTGAAACGCTCCAAGATCATGAACGTGGCCGAAACTGACGAATTCGTGCAGGAGATTATTATACTTTCACAGACCAACCACCGGAATGTGGTCAAGCTTCTAGGGTGCTGTCTAGAGGTGGAAGTTCCAATGCTGGTATATGAATTCATCCCTAATGGCACTCTCTTTGCGTTCATCCATCGTAACTACACAAGTCCACCTCCTTCTCTGGACACCCGTCTCAGGGTCGCTCAAGAATCAGCAGAAGCACTGGCGTATCTGCATCTGTCCATGAACCGGCCTATAGTACATGGGGATGTTAAGTCTATGAACATTCTCTTGGGCGAGAACTACATGGCGAAAGTGACCGACTTTGGGGCGTCAAGGATGCTCCCCAAGGACGAGGTTCAGTTTATGACAGTGGTGCAGGGCACCATGGGTTACCTCGACCCTGAGTACCTACAGGAGCGGCAGCTAACAGAGAAGAGCGACGTTTACAGCTTTGGTGTTGTGTTGCTGGAGCTGATCACGGGCAAGACGGCCATCTACCACGATGGACCCAAGGAAGGCAAGAGCCTTGTATCGTCCTTCCTGCTCGCGATGAAGGATGGTAGCCTTGATGGCATACTGGACACAAGCATGGTGGGTGACGGCATGGAGATGCTTCTGGGAGAAGTCGCTGAGCTGGCAAGGATATGCTTGAGCGCCAGGGGGGAAGAGAGACCATCCATGACCGAGGTGGCTGACAAGCTGAAGGCTATGCGAAGCACCTGGAGGGAGAAACTGGTGctcgagcatggcaaaacagaacgTCTGGTTGTGTGCTCCTCACCTGCAGCTTCGGCTCTTCGCGATCCTCCATCATCGAGCACGTTTTCaactgggccccacatgtctggAATAGGTATAGAGACACCCAGGTGA